Proteins from a single region of Desulfovibrio sp. Huiquan2017:
- a CDS encoding diguanylate cyclase, whose amino-acid sequence MINQLKILIVDDSRTNLALLNHMLRDVECEVIQADSGQEAVDLARNDDFALILLDIQMPGMNGYEAAARIKEHERSRHVPIIFITAIFQDEENVRQGYETGAVDYLFRPVDMDILISKVRAFLEMHRQKILLTQEVEQRRLTEAALRVAEGKYRSIFERAIEGIFQCTWEGELLEANPAMLRILGYDRMEEVLGRPGFRDRVMPEEAERRLYRELLAHSGAVTGFEFRLQRRNGEVVWCSESSRVIRNDLGDEFIEGVLEDITERKNVELELKKLATRDSLTGIANRHRFFDRLEHALAVAKRYETKVAVLFVDLDNFKQVNDTYGHQTGDDLLCQVAERLQQRTRESDTLARLGGDEFGILLSGITDQQGTLSFTRNLLDMVRQPYEVGGRALNIGATVGISFYPDDGKDTVTLISRADAAMYGAKKKGRADYGTFAEYDTPE is encoded by the coding sequence ATGATCAATCAGTTGAAGATCCTTATCGTCGATGATTCGCGGACCAATCTGGCCCTGCTCAACCACATGCTCCGCGACGTGGAGTGCGAGGTGATCCAGGCCGACAGCGGCCAGGAGGCCGTGGACCTGGCCCGCAACGACGATTTCGCCCTGATTCTGCTGGACATTCAGATGCCCGGCATGAATGGATATGAGGCCGCGGCCAGGATCAAGGAACACGAACGCAGCCGCCACGTGCCGATTATTTTCATCACCGCCATTTTCCAGGACGAGGAAAACGTCCGCCAAGGCTACGAGACCGGGGCCGTGGACTACCTGTTCCGGCCCGTGGACATGGACATCCTCATCAGCAAGGTTCGGGCGTTTCTCGAAATGCACCGCCAGAAGATTCTGCTGACGCAGGAGGTGGAGCAGCGCCGTCTCACCGAGGCCGCCTTGCGCGTGGCCGAGGGAAAATACCGCTCCATATTCGAGCGGGCCATTGAGGGAATTTTTCAGTGCACTTGGGAAGGAGAGTTGCTGGAGGCCAACCCGGCCATGCTGCGTATTCTCGGTTATGACCGCATGGAGGAGGTGCTCGGCAGGCCCGGGTTTCGCGATCGGGTCATGCCCGAGGAGGCCGAGCGGCGGCTCTATCGGGAGCTGTTGGCGCACAGCGGGGCCGTGACCGGCTTTGAGTTCCGCCTGCAACGGCGCAACGGGGAGGTCGTTTGGTGTTCGGAGTCCTCCCGGGTGATCCGCAACGATTTGGGCGACGAATTCATCGAGGGGGTCCTTGAGGACATCACCGAGCGCAAGAATGTGGAGCTTGAACTCAAGAAGCTTGCCACCCGGGACAGCCTGACCGGCATCGCCAACCGGCATCGCTTCTTCGATCGCCTGGAGCACGCCCTGGCCGTGGCCAAGCGCTATGAGACCAAGGTGGCCGTGCTCTTCGTCGATCTAGACAATTTCAAGCAGGTCAACGACACCTATGGCCATCAGACCGGCGATGACCTGCTTTGCCAGGTGGCCGAGCGGCTGCAACAGCGAACCCGCGAATCCGATACCCTGGCTCGTCTGGGCGGGGACGAATTCGGCATCCTTCTGTCCGGTATTACGGATCAGCAGGGCACTCTGAGCTTTACCCGCAACCTCCTGGACATGGTGCGGCAGCCTTACGAAGTCGGCGGCCGGGCGCTGAACATCGGGGCGACTGTCGGCATCAGCTTCTACCCCGACGATGGCAAGGACACCGTGACCCTGATCAGTCGGGCCGACGCGGCCATGTACGGAGCCAAGAAGAAAGGGCGGGCCGATTACGGCACCTTCGCCGAATACGACACGCCGGAGTAG
- a CDS encoding 2-phosphosulfolactate phosphatase yields MIVNVVECLSGAQRAKGLVVIVDVFRSTTLGCFLAAGGAAEYIVTDSLDRARAMAAERGGKVIGELVDVPPREFDYLNSPALIEQADIRGETLIHVTNAGTRGLMVCTEADEVIMGSFVNAQAVVDYVRARNPEVVTLVAMGTGGVMRAQEDMMCAMYIKNEIEEYPNSFKTLKNFLRDVDTAAKFFDETRDDCPEADFDLCMDLDRFDFVLKGEPVDGGVRLNRVAVAGGTSA; encoded by the coding sequence ATGATCGTGAATGTGGTTGAGTGTTTGTCCGGCGCACAGCGTGCCAAGGGGTTGGTCGTTATTGTGGATGTGTTCCGGTCCACCACCCTGGGCTGCTTCCTGGCAGCCGGTGGGGCTGCCGAGTACATAGTCACCGACAGCCTGGACCGCGCCCGGGCCATGGCAGCCGAGCGCGGCGGCAAGGTCATCGGTGAACTGGTGGACGTCCCTCCCCGGGAATTCGACTATCTCAACTCCCCGGCGCTCATCGAGCAGGCGGATATCCGGGGCGAAACCCTGATCCATGTGACCAACGCGGGCACGCGCGGGCTGATGGTCTGCACCGAGGCGGACGAGGTTATCATGGGGTCCTTCGTCAACGCGCAGGCTGTGGTGGATTACGTCCGGGCCCGGAATCCCGAGGTGGTCACCCTGGTGGCCATGGGGACCGGCGGGGTCATGCGCGCCCAGGAAGACATGATGTGCGCCATGTACATCAAGAATGAGATCGAGGAGTATCCGAACAGTTTCAAGACGCTGAAGAATTTCCTGCGGGACGTGGATACGGCGGCCAAGTTTTTCGACGAGACCCGGGATGATTGCCCGGAGGCGGACTTCGACCTGTGCATGGACCTGGACCGTTTCGATTTCGTGCTCAAGGGCGAACCGGTGGATGGCGGCGTCCGGCTCAACAGGGTCGCCGTGGCCGGAGGAACGAGCGCCTGA
- a CDS encoding glycosyltransferase family 4 protein translates to MEKVLKKKRLAVTMPRLSRYGGAESFAWRLSEALAARGHEVDFICARRETDPPEGVKPVILGRFGAFRLIKILRFAFGADRARRKGHYDLVFGMGKTLNQDILRIGGGPISKFWELSKRAWPRGFARSFKMFRRRLSPGNWAIFLIDRIRMRRTPHIVCVSHLVRDWLVESHPSLNRDDIAVVYNRPDLERFSPIGDQERLRLRAASHIREDQVVVATAATNFALKGVRHLVGMLALLPENYVLRVAGGRNPAKYERLARELGVADRVNFLGRVDDMPAFYRAADVFVLASFYDACSNAVLEALACGCRSVSSAMNGSAYFLPQRWVFPDPADEGAMAAMVRRVADEPRPGPFQWPGDVPSGLEPYVDMVERLLDGK, encoded by the coding sequence ATGGAAAAGGTGTTGAAGAAAAAGCGGCTGGCGGTGACCATGCCCAGGCTGAGCCGGTATGGCGGCGCGGAATCCTTTGCCTGGCGGCTGAGCGAGGCCCTGGCCGCGCGCGGCCACGAGGTGGACTTCATCTGCGCCCGCCGCGAAACCGATCCGCCCGAGGGGGTGAAGCCCGTGATCCTCGGCAGGTTCGGGGCCTTCCGCCTGATAAAGATCCTGCGCTTCGCCTTCGGGGCGGACAGGGCGCGCCGCAAGGGGCATTACGATCTGGTCTTCGGCATGGGCAAGACCCTGAACCAGGACATCCTGCGTATCGGCGGCGGGCCTATTTCCAAGTTTTGGGAATTGTCCAAGCGCGCCTGGCCCCGGGGATTCGCCCGTTCCTTCAAGATGTTCCGTCGCAGGTTGTCCCCCGGTAACTGGGCCATATTTCTCATCGACCGCATCCGCATGCGCCGGACTCCGCATATCGTCTGTGTTTCCCACCTGGTCCGCGACTGGCTGGTGGAGTCGCATCCCTCGCTGAACCGGGATGATATCGCGGTGGTCTACAACCGGCCGGACCTGGAGCGGTTTTCGCCCATCGGCGACCAGGAGCGGCTGCGTCTGCGAGCCGCTTCCCACATTCGCGAGGATCAGGTGGTGGTGGCCACGGCGGCCACCAACTTCGCCCTCAAAGGGGTCCGCCATCTGGTGGGCATGCTCGCTCTGTTGCCGGAGAATTACGTCCTGCGCGTGGCCGGGGGGCGCAATCCCGCCAAGTACGAACGGTTGGCCCGGGAGCTCGGGGTGGCCGACCGCGTCAACTTTTTGGGACGGGTGGACGACATGCCCGCCTTTTACCGGGCGGCCGACGTCTTTGTTCTGGCCTCGTTCTACGATGCCTGCTCCAACGCCGTGCTTGAGGCACTGGCCTGCGGCTGCCGGTCCGTGTCCAGCGCCATGAACGGAAGCGCCTATTTCCTGCCGCAGCGTTGGGTCTTTCCCGACCCGGCCGACGAGGGGGCCATGGCCGCCATGGTCCGGCGCGTGGCCGACGAGCCCCGGCCCGGTCCGTTTCAGTGGCCCGGGGACGTGCCGTCGGGCCTGGAGCCGTATGTGGATATGGTCGAGCGCTTGTTGGACGGGAAATAG
- a CDS encoding phosphatase PAP2 family protein, translating to MFFATPALDLHLFLLINQHWHSGLLDTIMPLFSSMAVLMTLLAGAMAVTVLKGGKKQLIIFLVLLAGMGMSDFSTKLAKEQIHRVRPLNALAGTRYVEDGQWRTRPYTFVRTKENGSSYPSAHAANTMTLALLALLLWPKLKAWPLLLPLVTGYSRVYLGKHYPTDVLAGWLWGVIVAGAVWLLWRGLSRRYPALRRK from the coding sequence ATGTTTTTCGCCACGCCCGCCCTTGACCTGCATCTTTTTCTGCTCATCAACCAGCATTGGCACTCCGGCCTGCTGGATACGATCATGCCGCTCTTTTCGTCCATGGCCGTGCTCATGACCCTGCTGGCCGGAGCCATGGCCGTGACCGTGCTCAAAGGCGGCAAAAAACAATTGATCATCTTCCTCGTCCTGCTCGCGGGCATGGGGATGTCGGACTTCTCCACCAAGCTGGCCAAGGAACAGATTCACCGGGTCCGGCCGCTCAACGCCCTGGCGGGCACCCGCTACGTCGAAGACGGACAGTGGCGCACCCGTCCGTACACTTTCGTCCGCACCAAGGAAAACGGCTCCTCCTACCCCTCGGCCCACGCGGCCAACACCATGACGCTGGCCCTGCTGGCCCTGCTCCTGTGGCCGAAGCTCAAGGCGTGGCCGCTTCTGCTGCCGCTTGTGACGGGCTACTCCCGCGTCTATCTGGGCAAGCACTACCCCACGGATGTTCTGGCCGGATGGCTCTGGGGCGTGATCGTGGCCGGAGCGGTATGGCTTCTGTGGAGAGGGCTTTCGCGCCGCTATCCCGCGTTGCGCCGGAAATAA
- a CDS encoding VTT domain-containing protein — protein sequence MNLKSLAKGLVMLAVLGGAVFLSRSLGLGDMLADTQWFNDHVLGRGPLSVVIFLAVGAVFTAVGLPRQLIGFLGGFAFGTFSGTVLSTVGAGLGCAMAALYARMGGRELVERRLGPRVHKINHFLRHEPFNTALAIRLFPLGSNLITNLAAGVSSIPLMSFVIGSTLGYIPQNFIFALFGAGMNRESTTGVVLSVGMSVALFVVSGWLGVRVYRRYRKQAGVLEDTDE from the coding sequence TTGAATTTGAAATCACTGGCCAAGGGGCTGGTCATGCTGGCCGTCCTCGGGGGGGCCGTGTTCCTCTCCCGTTCCCTGGGCCTGGGCGACATGCTTGCGGACACCCAGTGGTTCAACGACCATGTACTCGGGCGCGGTCCGCTTTCCGTGGTCATCTTCCTGGCCGTGGGCGCGGTTTTCACGGCCGTGGGGCTGCCCCGCCAGCTCATCGGGTTCCTGGGCGGTTTCGCCTTCGGGACCTTCAGCGGTACGGTGCTGTCCACCGTGGGCGCGGGGTTGGGATGCGCCATGGCCGCGCTGTATGCGCGCATGGGAGGCCGGGAGCTGGTGGAACGCAGGCTCGGGCCGCGCGTGCACAAGATCAATCATTTCCTCCGTCATGAGCCGTTCAACACGGCCTTGGCCATCCGGCTGTTCCCCCTGGGGTCCAACCTGATCACCAATCTGGCCGCCGGGGTGAGCTCCATTCCGCTCATGTCTTTTGTGATCGGTTCGACCCTGGGCTATATTCCGCAGAATTTCATCTTCGCCCTGTTCGGCGCGGGTATGAATCGCGAGTCCACCACGGGCGTGGTCCTGTCCGTGGGCATGAGCGTCGCGCTTTTCGTGGTCTCGGGTTGGCTGGGAGTCAGAGTCTACCGGCGCTATCGCAAACAGGCCGGAGTCTTGGAGGACACGGACGAATAG
- a CDS encoding lipid A biosynthesis domain-containing protein — MSLPDHWWLLAFVVVAQGLFFVRIAVLRMRGKGVQPLARPALAVLALSGLAGLGYGFVQRDPLFVIGQACLLALYHCMQRERNDLR; from the coding sequence ATGAGCCTGCCCGACCACTGGTGGCTGCTGGCCTTCGTCGTGGTCGCGCAGGGGCTTTTTTTCGTGCGCATCGCGGTTTTACGAATGCGCGGGAAAGGAGTACAACCTCTGGCGCGCCCGGCGCTGGCCGTTTTGGCGCTCTCCGGGCTGGCCGGGCTGGGTTACGGTTTCGTGCAGCGCGACCCGCTGTTCGTCATCGGCCAGGCCTGCCTGCTGGCCCTGTACCACTGCATGCAACGTGAGCGAAATGACCTCAGATAA